Proteins found in one Planococcus citri chromosome 2, ihPlaCitr1.1, whole genome shotgun sequence genomic segment:
- the LOC135837293 gene encoding uncharacterized protein LOC135837293 produces MTYFCGKARILLFILLQSKGIFLEQEIRENDKTKHLHESISNIFAINAEDAIELISTTANYEIKEFEYNVSEKVNPFQTKFFFQNIRMSRYDRNSPGIWWLSSESEEDIPPQLHWEFIEKKMSLYYEDLRISFYAVIGAVKGENLSKIEIHPDFRNFTLTAVGSYIEHDDLKFSYNIAYNGLRCWLPTIWWTKIISVEDDLKQLEQQIIPASLIAMVHNNLRNNMDFSDTLKEIFQTYEQPRKEIISKHPDFLNNPQQYYYLIPEYTYFRFILKDIVIRGLSNFKSFKCIRSSSGIFTHTLHVRDVRGNMILDYRSENATNMELNFQIDHLFVSRKEDSGCVFAKAKFYTVVATKTNVSLSARPSQVIMNGFESAIASSLLPSMKIGKTCDLETSLEEIEISNVLYSIDKQ; encoded by the exons ATGACGTATTTTTGCGGAAAAGCGcgaattttacttttcattttacttcAATCAAAAg GTATTTTTTTAGAGCAAGAAATACGAGAAAATGACAAAACAAAACACTTACACGAGTCGATTTCCAATATATTCGCAATCAACGCCGAAGATGCAATCGAATTAATCTCCACAACggcaaattatgaaattaaggAGTTCGAATACAATGTCAGCGAAAAAGTTAACCCATTCCAAACAAAGTTTTTCTTTCAGAACATTCGCATGTCGAGATATGATAGAAACAGTCCCGGGATATGGTGGTTAAGCTCAGAGTCTGAAGAAGATATACCACCACAATTACATTgggaatttattgaaaaaaaaatg AGCCTATATTACGAAGATCTCCGCATCTCATTTTACGCGGTGATTGGCGCAGTCAAAGGCGAGAATTTATCTAAGATCGAAATACATCctgattttagaaattttacgtTAACTGCTGTTGGATCATACATCGAACATGACGATTTGAAATTCTCGTACAATATCGCATACAACGGTCTCAGATGTTGGTTGCCGACTATTTGGTGGACTAAAATCATATCAGTGGAAGATGATCTCAAACAATTGGAGCAACAAATTATACCCGCTTCGTTGATAGCAATGGTACACAATAATCTACGCAATAATATGGATTTTTCTGATACATTgaaggaaattttccaaacgtaCGAGCAGCCCAGAAAAGAAATCATTTCTAAACATCCGGATTTCTTGAATAATCCGCAACAATATTACTACCTCATACCTGAATATACTTATTTCCGTTTTATTCTAAAAGACATCGTCATTAGAGGgctgtcaaatttcaaatcatttaaaTGCATTCGCAGTtcatctggaattttcacgCATACTTTACACGTAAGAGATGTTCGAGGAAACATGATTTTGGATTACAGATCTGAGAACGCGACGAACATGGAGTTGAATTTCCAAATAGATCATCTCTTTGTATCTAGAAAAGAAGACAGTGGTTGTGTTTTTgccaaagcaaaattttacaccgTAGTTGCCACAAAAACGAATGTTTCTTTGAGTGCTCGTCCATCACAAGTGATTATGAATGGATTTGAATCGGCCATCGCTTCTTCGTTATTGCCTTCGATGAAGA ttggaaAAACTTGTGACCTAGAAACCTCACTGGaagaaatcgaaatttccaaCGTATTGTATTCGATTGATAAACAATAA
- the LOC135837292 gene encoding uncharacterized protein LOC135837292 yields MTYFGRKARILLLISLQLKSIFLAQEIRENDITKHLHESISNIFAINAEDVIDLISTTANYEIKEFQYNVTKKVIPFQTMFFFQDILIWRFEGTSSEEDIPPPQLHWEFIEKKMFLFYEDIRISLQAVIGAVKGENLSTIRVRPRFSNFTLTAVGSYIEHDLKFSYDISYNGLRCWLPTIWWTEISSVKDDLEQLEQQIIPASLAMIHNNLLNNIDFSDTLKEIFQAYEKPRKEIISKHPDFLNNPQQYYYLIPEYTFFGFILKDIVIRGLSNFKSFKYIRSTSGIFSHTLHITDVRGKMTLDYRSENATNLELNFQMDYLFVSKKEDSGCVFAKAKFYTVVSTKTNVSLSARPLQVMMNGLESAIATSLLPSMKIGKTCDLETSLEEIEVSRILYSIQNQ; encoded by the exons ATGACgtattttggcagaaaagcgCGAATTTTACTTCTCATTTCACTTCAACTAAAAA GTATTTTTTTAGCGCAAGAAATACGAGAAAATGACATAACAAAACACTTACACGAGTCGATTTCAAATATATTCGCAATTAACGCCGAAGATGTAATCGACTTAATCTCCACAACGGCCAATTATGAAATTAAGGAGTTCCAATACAATGTCACCAAAAAAGTGATACCATTCCAaacaatgtttttctttcaagaCATTCTCATATGGAGATTTGAAGGCACATCGTCTGAAGAAGATATACCACCTCCACAACTACATTgggaatttattgaaaaaaaaatg TTCCTATTTTACGAAGATATCCGCATCTCATTACAAGCGGTGATTGGCGCAGTCAAAGGCGAGAATTTATCCACGATCAGAGTACGCCCTCGTTTTAGCAATTTCACGTTAACTGCTGTTGGATCATATATCGAACATGATTTGAAATTCTCGTACGATATCTCATACAACGGTCTCAGATGTTGGTTGCCGACTATTTGGTGGACTGAAATCTCATCAGTAAAAGATGATCTCGAACAATTGGAGCAACAAATTATACCCGCTTCGTTAGCAATGATACACAATAATCTACTCAATAATATAGATTTTTCTGATACATTGAAGGAAATTTTCCAAGCCTACGAGAAGCCCAGAAAAGAAATCATTTCTAAACATCCGGATTTCTTGAATAATCCGCAACAATATTACTACCTCATACCTGAATATACTTTTTTCGGTTTTATTCTAAAAGACATCGTCATTAGAGGgctgtcaaatttcaaatcattcaaaTACATTCGCAGTACATCTGGAATTTTCTCACATACTCTACACATAACAGATGTTCGAGGAAAGATGACTTTGGATTACAGATCTGAGAACGCTACGAACTTGGAGTTGAATTTCCAAATGGATTATCTCTTTGTATCTAAAAAAGAAGACAGCGGTTGTGTTTTTGCCAAAGCGAAATTTTACACTGTAGTTTCAACGAAAACGAATGTTTCTTTGAGTGCTCGTCCGTTACAAGTGATGATGAATGGATTGGAATCGGCCATTGCTACTTCGTTATTGCCATCGATGAAGA ttgggaAAACTTGTGATCTAGAAACTTCACTGGAAGAAATTGAAGTTTCGAGAATATTGTATTcgattcaaaatcaataa